One segment of Pseudanabaena sp. ABRG5-3 DNA contains the following:
- a CDS encoding PDDEXK nuclease domain-containing protein — MSDLIDSYQQLIDRIGECLVQGQQRAFEQVNTLLVETYWQIGQYIVEFEQKGNERAEYGSRLLTQLSRDLKTAYGKGFSRRNVLDMRRFYVSYPKWQMVSAKLGWSHYTELLAISDDLARSFYEQQCIRDRWSVRELKRQKDSALFERVAMSKDRAEILALAQKGQIIESAQDVVKDPYVFEFLDLPDRNYQESELENRLIVQLEKFLLELGKGFAFIGQQYRITLNNTHFYVDLVFYHRILKCFVLIDLKTRAVRHEDIGQMNMYLNYFRAEENMEDDNEPIGIVLARDKDEILVEYATGGISNQLFVSRYQLYLPDAEALKQELRRLLDESEN; from the coding sequence ATGAGTGATCTAATCGATTCCTATCAGCAATTAATCGATCGCATTGGTGAATGCTTGGTACAGGGGCAGCAACGAGCCTTTGAGCAGGTTAATACGCTTTTGGTAGAAACCTATTGGCAAATTGGACAGTACATCGTGGAGTTTGAGCAGAAGGGGAATGAGAGAGCGGAATATGGCTCAAGGTTGTTAACTCAATTATCGCGGGATTTGAAAACAGCTTATGGCAAGGGATTTAGTCGCCGTAATGTCTTGGATATGCGCCGCTTTTATGTTAGCTATCCAAAATGGCAGATGGTGTCTGCCAAATTAGGTTGGTCGCATTACACGGAGCTTTTGGCGATTTCAGATGATTTAGCAAGATCGTTTTACGAGCAGCAATGCATACGCGATCGCTGGAGTGTGAGGGAATTAAAGCGCCAAAAGGATTCGGCTTTGTTTGAACGAGTTGCCATGAGTAAGGATCGAGCAGAGATTTTGGCATTGGCTCAGAAAGGACAGATTATTGAGTCAGCGCAGGATGTGGTGAAAGATCCCTATGTATTTGAGTTCTTGGATTTGCCAGATCGCAATTACCAAGAGAGTGAATTAGAAAATCGGTTGATTGTGCAATTAGAGAAGTTCTTACTAGAACTGGGAAAGGGATTTGCATTTATTGGGCAACAGTACCGAATTACCTTAAATAACACGCATTTTTATGTTGATTTAGTGTTTTATCACCGTATTTTGAAATGTTTTGTCTTAATTGACTTGAAAACAAGGGCGGTGCGGCATGAGGATATAGGACAGATGAATATGTATCTAAACTATTTTCGCGCCGAAGAGAATATGGAAGACGATAATGAACCGATTGGCATCGTGTTGGCGCGAGATAAGGATGAGATTTTAGTAGAGTATGCCACGGGAGGAATTTCCAATCAGCTTTTTGTATCGAGATATCAGCTTTATCTGCCCGATGCCGAGGCTTTAAAGCAGGAGCTAAGGAGGCTTTTGGATGAAAGCGAGAATTAA
- a CDS encoding 7-cyano-7-deazaguanine synthase has translation MAKILKNHEKLLVTNKLDQHVLVLLSGGIDSCACVSYYIAQGSSVSALFIDYGQISSQREADAALKICENYNISLDKVTISGFKSFSDGYILGRNSLLLHTAIMSFRHATGIIALGVHSGTNYSDCSQEFIKVMQASFDIYTDGCIQIGTPFIKFNKLDIWNYCKSENIPVQLTYSCELGRDQPCGKCLSCKDLEALYAS, from the coding sequence ATGGCTAAAATACTTAAAAATCATGAAAAACTACTTGTTACTAATAAATTGGATCAACACGTCTTAGTTCTTTTAAGTGGTGGAATAGATTCATGTGCTTGCGTTTCTTATTACATAGCGCAAGGATCATCAGTAAGTGCTTTGTTTATTGATTATGGTCAAATTTCTAGTCAAAGAGAGGCTGACGCTGCATTAAAAATTTGTGAGAATTATAATATCTCACTAGATAAAGTCACAATTTCTGGATTTAAATCATTCTCGGATGGCTATATCCTTGGGAGAAACTCATTACTTTTACATACTGCCATAATGAGTTTTCGTCATGCTACAGGTATTATTGCTTTAGGTGTCCATTCTGGAACTAATTATAGCGACTGTTCGCAGGAATTTATTAAGGTTATGCAAGCATCTTTTGATATCTATACAGATGGCTGTATCCAAATTGGAACACCTTTCATAAAATTTAATAAGCTTGATATTTGGAATTATTGCAAGTCCGAAAATATTCCCGTTCAATTAACTTATAGCTGTGAGCTTGGCAGAGATCAGCCTTGTGGAAAGTGTCTATCTTGTAAGGACTTAGAGGCACTCTATGCTAGCTAG
- a CDS encoding CBASS oligonucleotide cyclase, whose product MGGSGGGFFSNSDITKELREAEAQTKNEQFESQISGIINSLLADYNNRDVLLIRGHLDTIKNALEREIDGTIDIVYGGSVAKHTYVDGISDIDALVLIDQSDLADKSPADVKKYFFERLQTRFPKTQIAQGNLAVTVIFRDAEIQLLPAIRHESGFKIADFTGNNWSAIKPREFTTLLTEVNQSNSGKVVPTIKLAKSILSELPKSQRLSGYHAEAIAVEIFQRYQGDRRTKDMLKYFFDEASKLVLRPIRDKTGQSMHVDDYLGSQNSADRVKISKSLDRISRRMKNADGAQSIDQWNDILD is encoded by the coding sequence ATGGGTGGCTCTGGTGGTGGATTTTTTTCTAACTCTGATATTACAAAGGAACTTCGTGAGGCTGAAGCCCAAACAAAAAATGAGCAGTTTGAATCACAGATTTCTGGAATTATAAACTCACTTTTAGCGGACTACAATAATCGAGATGTCTTATTAATTAGAGGACATCTCGATACTATAAAAAATGCGCTTGAAAGGGAGATAGATGGAACTATAGATATAGTGTATGGTGGGTCTGTCGCAAAGCATACTTATGTTGATGGTATAAGTGATATTGATGCTTTAGTCTTGATTGATCAATCTGATCTGGCAGATAAGTCTCCTGCGGATGTTAAGAAATATTTTTTTGAAAGGCTTCAAACAAGATTCCCAAAAACTCAGATTGCACAAGGGAATTTAGCCGTTACAGTAATATTTAGAGATGCAGAAATTCAATTATTACCTGCTATTAGGCATGAATCAGGGTTTAAGATAGCTGATTTTACTGGTAATAACTGGTCTGCTATAAAACCAAGAGAGTTTACAACCTTACTGACAGAGGTTAATCAAAGTAACAGTGGAAAGGTTGTTCCAACTATTAAATTAGCAAAATCCATACTGTCAGAACTGCCTAAAAGTCAACGTTTAAGTGGTTATCATGCTGAAGCTATTGCTGTAGAAATATTTCAAAGATACCAAGGTGACAGAAGAACGAAAGATATGTTGAAATACTTTTTCGATGAAGCATCAAAATTAGTACTTCGCCCTATTAGGGACAAGACTGGTCAATCTATGCATGTAGACGATTATCTTGGTTCCCAAAATAGTGCAGATCGGGTTAAAATTTCTAAGTCTTTAGATAGAATTAGTAGAAGAATGAAGAATGCTGACGGGGCACAATCAATTGATCAATGGAATGATATTTTGGATTAG